A portion of the Lolium rigidum isolate FL_2022 chromosome 1, APGP_CSIRO_Lrig_0.1, whole genome shotgun sequence genome contains these proteins:
- the LOC124684493 gene encoding nuclear transcription factor Y subunit C-4-like, with product MEQQPQPAMGDLDGGSLVYPASAYGHAATVVIGVTPAGSQPTAQQLPSNPAQVSAQNQLLYEQSQQFQQKQQRQLQQFWAERLSEIEQPTDFKNHVLPLARIKKIMKADEDVCMISADALVIFAKACEMFVLELTLRSWMHTEENKRRTLQKNDIATAITRTDIYDFLVDIFPRDEMKVEGVGLPRAGQQAPADACQYYYAQQAQQQVPGAPMVYGGQQGQPVTYAYQDPQEQQQGPPAAHQSFDESG from the coding sequence ATGGAACAACAGCCTCAGCCTGCAATGGGTGATCTTGATGGTGGATCACTGGTGTATCCTGCTTCAGCCTATGGTCATGCAGCAACAGTAGTTATTGGTGTCACTCCAGCCGGTTCACAGCCAACAGCACAACAACTCCCTTCTAATCCAGCTCAGGTCAGTGCTCAGAACCAGCTTCTCTACGAGCAATCGCAACAATTTCAACAGAAGCAACAGAGGCAGCTCCAGCAGTTCTGGGCGGAACGTTTGTCGGAGATCGAGCAGCCCACTGACTTCAAGAACCACGTGCTGCCACTCGCCAGGATAAAGAAGATCATGAAGGCCGACGAGGATGTCTGCATGATCTCAGCCGATGCTCTGGTGATCTTCGCAAAAGCCTGCGAGATGTTTGTCCTGGAGCTGACGCTGCGTTCATGGATGCACACCGAGGAGAACAAGCGCCGGACCTTGCAGAAGAATGACATTGCGACTGCCATCACCAGGACTGATATCTACGACTTCCTAGTGGACATATTTCCCAGGGATGAGATGAAGGTGGAGGGAGTGGGGCTTCCAAGGGCTGGACAGCAGGCTCCGGCCGATGCTTGCCAGTATTACTACGCGCAGCAGGCTCAGCAGCAGGTGCCTGGTGCACCAATGGTGTATGGTGGGCAGCAAGGCCAGCCGGTGACTTATGCGTATCAGGATCCTCAGGAACAGCAGCAGGGGCCTCCCGCGGCACACCAATCTTTTGATGAAAGTGGCTGA